In the genome of Shewanella glacialimarina, one region contains:
- a CDS encoding NnrS family protein, protein MLNIDDPADIDNTPAIWRLGFRPFFLGGAVVAALYIPIWLMGWFTPQNSLFNGEFWANVLSLWWHPHEMLFGFAMAIVCGFLLTAAQAWTNQPTMKGRLLALTFGCWLGARLLLLLPFNIPLWLPALFDSLFLGISAATLWRCIYTARQWRNIGFPIMLVVALVVNLVSYYALYERNFSLSTQLWQAMIWWLAMVITIVGGRVIPFFTAMKLQHPKPNPIQALEITLLLVMGLLFVQSVLHLFPREIEQGFLLSAGILQLVRVSRWKGHKTFKEPMLWSLHVSYWALPITLLAMAWQINNEFAYRILLHLFAVGGIASLCLSMISRVSLGHTSRNIYQGPNMVIAFIGLPLAAIFRAVMPLWIPQYTSTWLWLAGACWFISFGMFVWHYAPILTKPRLDGRPG, encoded by the coding sequence ATGTTAAATATTGATGATCCAGCAGACATTGACAACACTCCTGCAATTTGGCGCTTAGGTTTTAGGCCGTTTTTTTTAGGTGGTGCTGTGGTCGCTGCCTTATATATTCCAATCTGGTTAATGGGGTGGTTTACACCGCAGAACAGTCTTTTTAATGGTGAGTTTTGGGCCAATGTGTTGTCTTTATGGTGGCATCCACATGAGATGCTATTTGGCTTTGCTATGGCTATTGTGTGTGGCTTTTTATTAACGGCAGCGCAAGCCTGGACCAACCAACCTACTATGAAGGGGCGGCTGCTCGCACTCACATTTGGTTGTTGGTTGGGGGCAAGATTACTTCTGTTATTGCCATTCAATATCCCACTTTGGTTACCTGCACTGTTTGACAGCTTATTTTTGGGCATTAGCGCGGCAACCTTATGGCGCTGTATTTATACCGCAAGGCAGTGGCGCAATATTGGCTTCCCTATTATGTTAGTTGTTGCTTTAGTGGTTAATTTAGTCAGTTACTATGCTTTATACGAGCGTAACTTTTCTCTATCAACTCAACTTTGGCAGGCAATGATTTGGTGGCTTGCGATGGTGATAACTATTGTTGGTGGTCGAGTTATTCCTTTTTTTACCGCAATGAAATTACAACATCCAAAGCCCAATCCCATTCAAGCACTTGAGATAACGTTATTATTAGTGATGGGATTGTTGTTCGTTCAATCTGTTCTCCATTTATTCCCCCGTGAAATTGAACAGGGCTTTTTACTCAGTGCAGGCATATTACAGTTAGTAAGAGTATCTCGTTGGAAAGGGCATAAAACATTTAAAGAACCAATGCTGTGGTCTTTACATGTTTCATATTGGGCATTACCTATCACCTTGTTGGCTATGGCGTGGCAAATAAATAATGAGTTTGCGTATCGCATTTTATTACATCTATTTGCTGTTGGCGGTATTGCATCATTATGTTTGTCGATGATATCGCGGGTGTCATTGGGGCACACTAGTCGCAATATTTATCAAGGCCCTAATATGGTGATAGCTTTTATTGGTTTACCTCTGGCAGCAATTTTTCGTGCGGTGATGCCATTGTGGATCCCCCAGTATACTTCAACCTGGTTGTGGTTGGCGGGAGCATGCTGGTTTATTAGTTTTGGTATGTTTGTTTGGCATTATGCCCCGATTCTTACCAAGCCTAGATTAGATGGACGTCCAGGTTAA
- a CDS encoding DUF1365 domain-containing protein, producing MTAMIIEDTALSSGIYYGNISHRRHVPKRHSFGYNIAMMALDLDELPALVDTSKLFAEKNALLTFKADDYLKSLGQQFGEDFTSGLNIEKLSAIEALKQRALVTIQKLGAQQSCNRVVFCGQIRHFGFYFSPVNFFFCYQDKTPLYMLAEVSNTPWNERHCYLIDLVNTNHTDKVFHVSPFMTLDMHYLWRILPPQKRLKVTIENRNSANEKLFDATIALKRMSFTAPNIKRFMLGYPAMTAKIVLGIYWQALKLFIKRIPFVGKQTKQVPT from the coding sequence ATGACCGCAATGATAATTGAAGATACGGCGTTAAGTAGTGGCATTTACTATGGCAACATCAGCCATAGACGCCATGTGCCTAAACGCCATAGCTTTGGTTATAACATAGCTATGATGGCATTAGATTTAGACGAGTTACCGGCATTGGTTGATACCAGTAAATTATTTGCTGAAAAAAATGCACTACTCACCTTTAAAGCCGATGATTATCTTAAAAGCCTTGGTCAACAATTTGGGGAGGACTTTACCTCAGGTTTAAACATTGAAAAGCTCAGTGCAATTGAGGCATTAAAGCAGCGTGCATTGGTCACAATACAAAAGCTAGGTGCTCAACAAAGCTGTAACAGAGTGGTGTTTTGTGGCCAAATTCGTCATTTTGGCTTTTACTTCAGTCCAGTTAATTTTTTCTTTTGTTATCAAGATAAGACTCCACTTTATATGCTGGCTGAAGTCAGCAATACCCCGTGGAATGAGCGCCATTGCTATCTAATTGATTTAGTGAACACCAATCATACAGATAAAGTTTTCCATGTATCACCTTTTATGACCTTAGATATGCACTATTTATGGCGTATTTTACCGCCGCAGAAACGCCTTAAAGTGACCATTGAGAATCGTAATAGTGCTAATGAAAAGCTATTTGATGCCACAATAGCCTTAAAAAGAATGTCATTTACTGCGCCAAATATTAAGCGCTTCATGTTGGGGTACCCAGCCATGACAGCCAAAATTGTCTTGGGTATTTATTGGCAAGCTTTAAAACTATTTATCAAACGTATTCCTTTTGTGGGCAAGCAAACCAAACAAGTGCCCACATGA
- a CDS encoding ammonia-forming cytochrome c nitrite reductase subunit c552 codes for MSVKIVNKKGTKIAITTLITVFFSLTALADISVDEQNKTRFPSQYQTWLATSEQTEKQDMLAAYPANIILWAGSSFAKEYNSPRGHQFAVSDVAHILRTGVSVEEGQKGLSASCWTCKTPDAPRLMEEMGIEGFSGANFTDLGTEIKSVVYCSDCHEDGSAKLALPRPHAQDAMAKIKLPFDKQNTSMKGAQVCGQCHVTYYFQPERSNKVNIPWIFGSTADDIEKYYDTRRFYEWIHPISKTPMLKARHPEFEHWSRSKHAEAGVTCITCHMPPTIDDKGNDFTDHKVGNALNNFDRTCKTCHSSQKAITQTLLKNKLLINAKAREVEGLLVKAHFEAKAAWDAGATWDLMNDPIMNIRHGQWRWDFAMASHGLYAHNPEEGNALLDKAIEQVTLSRTLLAVVLQKFGINKVDYPDISTKEKAHAAIGFNKDEAQKAKDSFIKQQVDKHWQPVALNGYEQLLR; via the coding sequence ATGTCAGTTAAGATTGTTAATAAAAAAGGTACCAAGATCGCGATAACTACTTTAATAACGGTTTTCTTTAGCTTAACAGCCTTGGCCGATATCAGTGTTGACGAGCAGAATAAAACTCGATTTCCTAGTCAATATCAAACTTGGTTAGCCACATCTGAGCAAACGGAAAAGCAAGACATGTTGGCAGCCTATCCAGCCAATATTATTCTTTGGGCGGGGTCATCTTTTGCTAAAGAATATAATAGTCCCCGAGGGCACCAGTTTGCGGTATCGGATGTTGCTCATATTTTGCGCACAGGTGTATCTGTAGAAGAAGGCCAGAAAGGGCTTTCAGCCAGTTGCTGGACTTGTAAAACACCCGACGCCCCTAGATTAATGGAAGAGATGGGTATTGAAGGTTTTTCTGGCGCTAATTTTACTGATTTAGGTACTGAGATAAAGTCAGTCGTTTATTGCAGTGACTGTCATGAGGATGGAAGCGCTAAGTTGGCATTGCCAAGGCCACACGCGCAGGATGCGATGGCTAAAATTAAACTGCCTTTTGATAAGCAAAATACCAGTATGAAAGGTGCTCAGGTGTGTGGCCAATGTCATGTCACTTACTACTTTCAGCCTGAGCGTAGTAATAAGGTTAATATTCCGTGGATTTTCGGTAGCACCGCCGATGACATTGAAAAATATTATGACACACGTCGCTTCTATGAATGGATCCACCCCATTTCAAAAACGCCTATGCTCAAAGCACGCCATCCTGAGTTTGAACATTGGAGCCGCAGTAAACATGCTGAAGCAGGGGTGACATGTATAACCTGCCATATGCCACCGACAATCGATGATAAAGGCAATGATTTTACCGACCATAAAGTAGGTAATGCCCTGAATAATTTTGATCGTACCTGTAAAACTTGTCACAGTAGCCAGAAAGCCATCACACAAACTCTGCTAAAAAATAAACTCCTGATTAATGCCAAGGCACGTGAAGTTGAAGGCTTGCTAGTGAAAGCCCATTTTGAGGCAAAAGCTGCGTGGGATGCGGGAGCTACGTGGGATCTAATGAATGATCCTATAATGAATATTCGTCATGGCCAGTGGCGCTGGGACTTTGCCATGGCATCCCATGGTTTGTATGCTCACAACCCTGAAGAGGGGAATGCATTGCTTGATAAGGCGATTGAACAAGTCACTTTATCCCGCACGTTATTAGCAGTAGTGTTACAAAAATTTGGCATTAATAAAGTGGATTACCCTGATATTAGCACCAAAGAAAAAGCCCATGCCGCTATCGGATTTAATAAAGATGAGGCGCAAAAAGCCAAAGATAGTTTTATCAAACAACAAGTGGATAAACATTGGCAACCGGTCGCTCTTAATGGATATGAGCAGTTACTTCGCTAA
- a CDS encoding nuclear transport factor 2 family protein: MSEASTVTELPVSATQSPAIIKHFIELYQVLNKNNLQRLSEIYAAEIQFQDPLHQVNGLKQLTKYFANLYENVSHIHFDITHIIVSDCQQQASLFWTMSYAHPKLNKGQTIKVDGMSLLKFNDTIFYHRDYFDAGQMLYQHVPMLGGVIRILNNRMG, from the coding sequence ATGTCAGAAGCGTCCACAGTGACTGAATTGCCAGTGTCGGCTACTCAGTCACCTGCGATTATTAAGCACTTTATTGAGCTTTATCAGGTGTTGAATAAAAATAATTTGCAACGCTTATCTGAAATTTATGCAGCCGAAATACAATTTCAAGACCCTTTGCATCAAGTTAATGGATTAAAGCAACTCACCAAGTACTTTGCCAATTTATACGAAAATGTAAGCCATATACATTTTGACATAACCCATATAATAGTCAGTGATTGCCAGCAGCAAGCATCTTTGTTTTGGACTATGAGCTATGCTCACCCTAAACTGAATAAAGGGCAAACCATTAAAGTGGATGGTATGAGTCTATTAAAATTTAACGACACTATTTTTTATCATAGAGATTACTTTGATGCTGGTCAGATGCTCTATCAGCATGTGCCAATGCTTGGCGGTGTTATTCGCATATTAAACAATAGAATGGGGTAA
- a CDS encoding SDR family NAD(P)-dependent oxidoreductase codes for MSHHQSSSSAVLITGATSGIGLASAKFYAAKGFHVIACGRNETVLAGLNVGHFLTFDITQPEQVNQAGIALKQYLADKQLQLTQVILNAGTCEYIDDVIEFDAMLFSRVITTNLIAVGHCIRAFLPQLTKGGQLGLMSSSATYLPFPRAEAYGASKAAISYLGRSLRLDLAANPSVDIGVSVICPGFVDTPLTAKNDFAMPMQISSDQAAERIFKGMAQRKFEIHFPKRFTLILKCLSWLPEKILIKLLADKAVK; via the coding sequence ATGAGCCATCATCAATCCTCATCATCAGCGGTTCTGATAACTGGAGCAACATCGGGCATTGGTTTAGCAAGTGCTAAGTTTTACGCAGCTAAAGGTTTCCATGTCATCGCATGTGGTAGAAATGAAACCGTATTAGCGGGTTTAAATGTGGGTCATTTTTTAACATTTGATATTACACAACCTGAGCAAGTGAATCAGGCTGGTATTGCGCTGAAACAGTACCTAGCAGATAAGCAGCTTCAGCTTACCCAAGTTATCTTAAATGCTGGAACCTGTGAGTATATTGACGATGTTATTGAGTTTGATGCCATGCTTTTTAGTCGAGTCATAACTACCAATCTGATTGCGGTTGGACATTGCATCCGCGCATTTTTACCTCAGCTCACAAAAGGCGGCCAATTAGGATTAATGAGCTCCAGTGCAACTTATTTACCTTTCCCAAGGGCAGAGGCATACGGTGCTTCTAAAGCCGCAATAAGTTACTTAGGCCGCAGTTTAAGGTTAGATTTGGCCGCTAACCCCAGTGTTGATATTGGAGTAAGTGTAATTTGTCCTGGTTTTGTTGACACACCGCTTACCGCCAAAAATGATTTTGCTATGCCGATGCAAATCAGTAGCGATCAAGCAGCAGAACGGATTTTTAAGGGGATGGCACAGCGCAAGTTCGAAATCCATTTTCCTAAGCGTTTTACCCTTATACTCAAGTGTTTATCTTGGCTTCCAGAGAAAATACTTATCAAGTTACTTGCAGATAAAGCCGTCAAATAA
- a CDS encoding DUF368 domain-containing protein: MKLFITYLKGMAMGAADVVPGISGGTIAFITGILDPLLDGIRKINPTLFGIVRQQGLKAAFLHINGPFLVCVFGGILTSIFAFAKLISWLIVAHPIPVWSFFFGLILFSVFHMLKQVSQFNLQRIALFALGVLFAWGITVLNPVAIEASYINFFFAGAIAICAMILPGISGSFILLLIGIYPAVLAAVKGFDIAYLACFAMGCVLGLLSFSHVLSALLRKFHDATLMFLIGLMLGTLGKIWPWKEVVTWRENSSGKQVPLLEQNLTPFDFQAITGETHQLGLALACALFGIGLVWLLELFGAKHTKR; the protein is encoded by the coding sequence TTGAAGTTATTTATAACGTATTTAAAAGGCATGGCAATGGGCGCTGCTGATGTCGTACCTGGTATTTCAGGCGGAACCATAGCCTTTATCACAGGTATTTTAGACCCTTTGCTTGATGGTATTAGGAAAATTAACCCTACATTATTTGGAATTGTGCGCCAACAGGGGCTTAAAGCAGCTTTTTTACATATCAACGGCCCATTTTTGGTGTGTGTTTTTGGTGGTATTTTGACCAGTATTTTTGCCTTTGCAAAATTAATTTCATGGTTAATTGTGGCTCATCCTATTCCGGTTTGGTCATTCTTTTTTGGGCTGATATTGTTTTCTGTTTTTCATATGCTTAAACAAGTTAGTCAGTTTAATCTACAGCGGATAGCGTTATTTGCGCTGGGTGTGTTGTTTGCTTGGGGGATTACGGTATTAAATCCTGTTGCGATAGAGGCGAGCTATATCAACTTCTTCTTTGCTGGCGCTATCGCTATTTGTGCAATGATTTTACCGGGCATCTCAGGTAGTTTTATTTTGCTTCTTATCGGCATATATCCTGCGGTATTAGCCGCAGTAAAAGGGTTTGATATTGCTTATTTAGCCTGTTTTGCCATGGGATGTGTGCTAGGTCTGTTAAGCTTCAGTCATGTGCTTTCTGCTTTACTGCGCAAGTTTCATGATGCGACTTTGATGTTTCTTATCGGGCTGATGTTAGGTACATTAGGTAAAATTTGGCCCTGGAAAGAAGTTGTTACTTGGCGAGAAAATTCTAGCGGAAAACAAGTACCGTTACTTGAGCAAAATCTAACTCCATTTGATTTCCAAGCTATTACAGGTGAAACCCACCAACTGGGCTTAGCGTTAGCGTGTGCTTTATTCGGTATTGGATTAGTGTGGTTGCTAGAGCTTTTCGGAGCAAAGCATACTAAGCGCTAA
- a CDS encoding hotdog fold domain-containing protein, with amino-acid sequence MNNNKPNKVMALYQKVTSYPFGHALFSKMVSRMAPYFGTIHPYITSLKEHRCECLIKKRKSVQNHIGTVHVIAICNGMEMAMGTMAEASIPKHLRWIPKGMSVEYTAKAGTDILCVAEVQPEQWQVGDMLVDVKAYDTNGVVVVQGHIKLWISEKPQKV; translated from the coding sequence ATGAATAACAACAAACCTAATAAAGTCATGGCATTATATCAAAAGGTGACAAGCTACCCTTTTGGTCACGCTCTATTTTCTAAAATGGTGTCTCGTATGGCACCGTATTTCGGCACCATCCATCCATACATTACATCCTTAAAAGAGCATAGATGTGAATGTTTGATCAAAAAGCGTAAAAGTGTCCAAAACCATATTGGTACGGTTCACGTTATCGCGATTTGTAACGGTATGGAAATGGCGATGGGGACTATGGCTGAAGCCTCTATCCCTAAACACTTACGCTGGATCCCTAAAGGTATGTCGGTAGAGTATACCGCCAAAGCTGGCACTGACATTTTATGTGTGGCAGAAGTTCAACCAGAGCAATGGCAAGTTGGCGATATGTTAGTCGATGTAAAAGCTTACGACACTAATGGTGTGGTGGTTGTTCAAGGCCATATTAAATTATGGATTTCAGAAAAGCCGCAGAAGGTATAA
- the phrB gene encoding deoxyribodipyrimidine photo-lyase — protein sequence MPLAVNSLVWFRQDLRIHDHPALSQACEFALQQNSHVKAVYFVTPAQWAEHDVAAIQIDFIERHVNLLRQSLASIGIALDVVHLSCFDDILPWLQQYCAEHQIGKIFAANEPEYNERQRDIKLIAAGIPLALIEQDCLLKAGTVTTLSGTMYKVFTPFSKAWKKIAAGKLIKPLPAATFNAPIGTSDAIKFNIQSHYPNPVSSQQWAAGEDSARELLQQFIAQDISDYQQQRDFPAIEGTSRLSPYLAIGVISARQCITAILFHYPDALINDASPAKTWLNELIWREFYRHLLVAFPKLSRGQNFNDLGKHIQWRNDKTEFDAWCKGQTGYPIVDAAMRQLNQTGWMHNRLRMVVASFLTKHLLIDWRWGEQYFRQQLIDGDLAANNGGWQWSAGTGCDAQPYFRVFNPMTQSSKFDPDASFIKQFVPEIAGWSLKHIHEPHLKAQQANLMADLFSDRAKQDKVYPMPIVEHSSARKRAIEVLAALKRG from the coding sequence ATGCCATTAGCAGTAAACAGTCTTGTGTGGTTTAGACAAGATTTACGTATTCATGATCATCCTGCACTGAGTCAAGCGTGTGAGTTTGCCCTACAGCAAAATTCACACGTTAAGGCTGTGTACTTTGTCACACCTGCCCAGTGGGCTGAACATGATGTCGCCGCCATTCAAATAGACTTTATTGAACGACATGTTAACTTGCTTAGGCAAAGTTTAGCCAGTATTGGTATTGCTTTAGATGTTGTTCATTTGAGCTGTTTTGACGATATATTGCCATGGTTACAACAATATTGTGCCGAGCATCAAATTGGTAAAATATTTGCTGCTAATGAACCTGAATATAATGAACGTCAGCGCGATATAAAATTAATCGCAGCGGGTATTCCTTTAGCATTAATTGAGCAGGATTGTTTGCTTAAAGCCGGAACCGTAACGACTCTGTCTGGCACCATGTATAAGGTTTTTACCCCATTTTCAAAAGCGTGGAAAAAAATAGCCGCGGGTAAGTTAATTAAACCTCTGCCAGCAGCAACTTTTAATGCGCCTATTGGCACATCAGATGCCATCAAGTTCAATATTCAATCGCATTATCCCAATCCTGTTAGTAGTCAGCAGTGGGCCGCAGGAGAAGATAGTGCAAGAGAGTTGTTGCAGCAGTTTATTGCGCAAGATATTAGCGATTACCAACAACAGCGCGACTTTCCTGCCATAGAGGGAACCAGTCGTTTATCGCCTTATTTAGCCATTGGCGTGATTAGCGCTCGGCAATGTATTACGGCGATTTTGTTTCATTATCCTGATGCACTGATAAATGATGCAAGCCCTGCAAAAACCTGGCTTAACGAACTTATTTGGCGTGAGTTTTATCGCCATTTGCTGGTGGCATTTCCTAAATTATCTCGCGGCCAAAACTTCAACGATTTAGGTAAACACATACAATGGCGTAACGATAAGACCGAGTTTGATGCTTGGTGCAAAGGACAAACAGGTTATCCCATTGTTGATGCAGCAATGCGTCAGTTAAATCAAACTGGTTGGATGCATAATCGATTACGCATGGTCGTTGCCAGCTTTCTAACTAAGCATTTATTAATTGATTGGCGCTGGGGTGAGCAGTATTTCAGACAGCAATTAATAGACGGTGATTTGGCCGCTAACAATGGTGGTTGGCAATGGTCTGCTGGTACAGGTTGTGATGCACAACCCTATTTTAGGGTGTTTAATCCTATGACCCAAAGCAGTAAATTTGACCCCGATGCTAGCTTTATAAAACAGTTTGTGCCCGAAATTGCTGGTTGGAGTTTGAAACACATACACGAGCCACACCTTAAAGCACAGCAGGCCAATTTGATGGCAGATTTGTTCTCTGATCGCGCAAAGCAAGATAAGGTTTATCCTATGCCAATTGTTGAACATAGCTCTGCCAGAAAACGGGCAATTGAAGTGTTAGCTGCACTAAAGCGAGGATAG
- a CDS encoding haloacid dehalogenase type II, which translates to MTKTLAFDVYGTLIDTHGVVALLIKMFKQKTLERETESVIKQAYAFSQTWRDKQLEYSFRRGLMQQYKEFSICTRDALEYTCQFHTIPLTNSQKCQLLESYLTLPAFDDVAPALQTLKEKGISLFAFSNGEYSAVESLLKNANILAYFEGIVSCEAIMTFKPNPAVYEYFIQTTNSMQNEVWLISSNSFDILGAVASGFKTAWVKRSPQMIFDPWGVSPTQTITDLAQLDTII; encoded by the coding sequence ATGACAAAAACACTCGCATTTGATGTCTATGGGACTTTGATCGACACTCATGGTGTAGTGGCTTTATTGATCAAAATGTTCAAACAAAAAACATTAGAGCGCGAAACTGAGTCGGTAATTAAACAAGCTTATGCATTTAGCCAAACATGGCGAGATAAGCAACTTGAGTATTCTTTTAGACGCGGTTTAATGCAGCAATATAAAGAGTTCTCGATTTGCACTCGAGATGCACTGGAATACACTTGCCAGTTTCATACGATCCCGCTCACTAACAGTCAAAAATGCCAACTGTTAGAAAGCTATCTGACTTTGCCAGCTTTTGATGACGTCGCGCCAGCTTTACAAACCCTAAAAGAAAAAGGCATTAGCCTGTTTGCGTTCTCTAATGGTGAATACTCTGCGGTCGAGTCGCTATTGAAAAACGCAAATATTTTAGCGTATTTTGAAGGTATTGTGAGCTGTGAAGCAATTATGACCTTTAAGCCTAATCCTGCGGTGTATGAATATTTCATTCAAACCACAAACTCAATGCAGAATGAAGTTTGGCTTATATCCAGTAATTCTTTTGATATTCTTGGCGCGGTGGCATCTGGCTTTAAAACCGCTTGGGTGAAACGTTCACCACAAATGATATTTGATCCCTGGGGAGTATCGCCCACCCAAACGATTACTGATTTAGCCCAGTTAGATACGATAATTTAG
- a CDS encoding YbgA family protein, which produces MNKLEIFMPEKIQIGISSCLLGNEVRFDGGHKNSYYCAKEIEPFFEYTSICPEMAIGMGAPRKSIRQVLDGDLLYIQSADGSLDVTAKLTEFSQNKVAELGYLGGYVLCAKSPTCGMERVLEYKIGTNNSTKSGIGVFAKALMDKYPLLPVEEEGRLNDMIIRENFFTRVYAYDDWRKMLASGLTKHKLIQFHSRYKYLLMAHSPKWYRELGPVLADIKDLEQTANTYFTGFMTALKVKATRKNHTSTLQHIQGYFKKHLNARQKEELTESIMKYREGLLPLLVPITLINHYLKEFEVPYIAEQIYLNPHPETLKLRYAY; this is translated from the coding sequence ATGAATAAATTAGAGATATTTATGCCAGAAAAAATTCAAATTGGTATCAGCAGTTGTTTGCTCGGTAATGAAGTTCGATTCGACGGTGGCCATAAAAATTCTTATTACTGCGCCAAAGAAATTGAACCCTTTTTTGAATACACCAGCATTTGCCCTGAAATGGCGATTGGTATGGGTGCGCCAAGAAAAAGTATTCGCCAAGTACTTGATGGCGATCTTCTATACATTCAAAGTGCAGATGGTAGCCTTGATGTCACTGCTAAATTAACTGAATTTAGTCAAAATAAAGTGGCTGAGTTAGGTTACTTAGGTGGATATGTTCTATGTGCTAAGTCACCGACTTGCGGAATGGAGCGTGTTTTAGAGTATAAAATTGGCACCAATAACAGTACTAAAAGTGGTATAGGGGTGTTTGCTAAAGCATTAATGGATAAATACCCATTGCTGCCTGTTGAAGAAGAAGGCCGTTTAAATGACATGATCATTCGCGAAAACTTCTTTACCCGCGTGTATGCCTATGATGATTGGCGTAAAATGTTAGCCTCGGGATTAACAAAGCATAAGTTAATTCAGTTTCATTCCCGTTACAAATACCTGCTTATGGCTCACAGCCCTAAATGGTACCGTGAGTTAGGCCCTGTCTTAGCCGATATTAAAGATTTAGAACAAACAGCTAATACCTATTTTACTGGTTTCATGACCGCTTTAAAGGTCAAGGCTACCCGTAAAAATCACACTAGTACGTTACAACATATTCAGGGTTATTTTAAAAAGCATTTAAATGCGCGCCAAAAAGAAGAGTTAACTGAATCTATAATGAAATATCGTGAGGGTTTATTGCCTTTACTGGTACCTATTACGTTAATTAATCACTATTTGAAAGAGTTTGAAGTGCCTTATATTGCGGAGCAAATCTATCTAAATCCGCATCCTGAAACGTTAAAGCTACGTTATGCCTATTAA
- a CDS encoding NAD(P)/FAD-dependent oxidoreductase, protein MKNIAVIGTGISGLTCAHLLSSKHRVTVFEANDYIGGHTATVDVEVDNKSYAIDTGFIVFNDRTYPRFEKLMAKLGVESLPTQMSFSVHNAFTGLEYNGHTLWSMFAQRRNIFKADFYRFLAEIVRFNNDCKAIYESDTYPVMSLGEYLDKHNFSPFFCEHYILPMGAAIWSASINDMRAFALRFFIRFFQHHGLLNISDRPQWSVLKGGSRSYIPKLIEPFKNNILLNSPVTAICRSDDGVKIQVLNGEWLQFDEVILACHSDQALAMLGDASKDEHEVLSAMEYQNNEVVLHTDINLLPKRKAAWASWNYRLDGDDKVAMGDRPASVTYNMNILQCLPKGAPTFCVTLNQTGLIDESKILRKFNYAHPVFNEASMQAQSKRELISGKRHTYFAGAYWYNGFHEDGVRSAVDVCNQFEISL, encoded by the coding sequence ATGAAAAACATTGCGGTGATAGGAACCGGCATATCGGGTTTAACCTGTGCACATTTACTTAGTAGTAAGCACAGGGTAACTGTTTTTGAAGCCAATGATTACATTGGCGGACACACAGCGACGGTTGATGTCGAGGTCGACAACAAAAGCTACGCTATTGATACTGGCTTTATTGTTTTTAATGATCGCACCTACCCAAGATTTGAAAAGTTAATGGCAAAGCTTGGGGTTGAGTCATTACCGACACAGATGAGCTTTAGTGTACACAATGCTTTCACTGGGCTTGAATACAATGGTCATACCCTATGGAGTATGTTTGCCCAAAGACGTAACATTTTCAAAGCTGATTTTTATCGTTTTCTAGCAGAAATAGTACGTTTTAATAACGATTGCAAAGCCATTTATGAGTCAGATACCTATCCTGTAATGAGTTTAGGTGAATATCTCGATAAACATAATTTTAGCCCATTTTTCTGTGAACATTATATTCTACCAATGGGTGCAGCCATTTGGTCTGCCAGTATTAATGATATGCGCGCCTTTGCGTTACGATTTTTTATTCGTTTCTTCCAGCATCATGGCTTGCTTAATATCAGTGACCGTCCGCAATGGTCGGTATTGAAAGGTGGTTCGCGTAGCTATATTCCTAAGCTTATTGAACCTTTTAAGAATAATATTCTGTTAAATAGCCCAGTAACGGCAATTTGCCGTAGTGATGACGGTGTAAAAATTCAAGTATTGAATGGCGAATGGCTGCAATTTGATGAAGTTATATTGGCTTGCCACAGCGACCAGGCATTAGCTATGTTAGGTGATGCAAGCAAAGATGAGCATGAAGTATTGTCTGCAATGGAATACCAAAATAATGAAGTGGTGCTGCATACTGATATTAATTTACTGCCAAAACGTAAGGCGGCTTGGGCAAGTTGGAACTATCGTTTAGACGGTGATGATAAGGTTGCGATGGGCGACAGACCCGCCAGTGTTACCTATAATATGAATATTTTACAATGCTTGCCCAAGGGAGCACCGACTTTTTGCGTGACCTTGAATCAAACTGGCTTGATTGATGAAAGTAAAATATTGCGTAAATTTAATTATGCTCACCCGGTTTTTAATGAAGCCAGTATGCAAGCGCAATCAAAGCGTGAGCTTATATCAGGTAAACGACATACTTACTTTGCGGGTGCCTATTGGTATAACGGTTTCCATGAGGACGGCGTGAGAAGCGCAGTTGATGTGTGTAACCAATTTGAGATCAGTTTATGA